A stretch of Lactiplantibacillus brownii DNA encodes these proteins:
- a CDS encoding DUF2187 domain-containing protein → MAVELKIGDYVQGKKFASLEHDFKGEIEKVYENSVLILIKEYTKSDEPIVNEYNHRAVVRKGDVKMIKAGPAPVEVPEPEA, encoded by the coding sequence ATGGCGGTAGAATTAAAAATTGGCGATTACGTCCAAGGTAAAAAGTTTGCTTCACTTGAACACGATTTTAAGGGTGAAATTGAAAAAGTATATGAAAACTCAGTTTTAATCTTAATCAAGGAATACACGAAATCTGATGAACCAATTGTTAATGAATATAATCATCGTGCCGTGGTCCGTAAAGGGGACGTCAAGATGATTAAAGCGGGACCAGCACCAGTTGAGGTTCCTGAACCAGAAGCTTAA